The proteins below are encoded in one region of Metabacillus dongyingensis:
- the ybeY gene encoding rRNA maturation RNase YbeY encodes MVETLLQHAAEAERVAQDAELSVTFVDNEKIKEINRVYRSKDQVTDVISFAMEEQGKGEVSIVGVDMPPVLGDIIISVPRASEQAEEYGHSFTRELGFLAVHGLLHLLGYDHMTEEDEKKMFGKQKEILDAYGLKREI; translated from the coding sequence ATGGTTGAAACACTGCTTCAGCACGCAGCTGAAGCTGAACGCGTTGCACAGGACGCTGAGCTGTCTGTTACATTTGTCGATAATGAAAAAATTAAAGAAATCAATCGGGTTTATCGCAGCAAAGATCAGGTTACAGATGTCATTTCTTTCGCCATGGAAGAACAGGGGAAAGGTGAAGTTTCAATTGTAGGGGTGGACATGCCTCCAGTTTTAGGAGATATTATTATATCTGTCCCCCGTGCATCTGAACAGGCTGAGGAATATGGTCATTCCTTTACAAGAGAGCTTGGCTTCCTGGCTGTTCACGGTCTGCTTCATTTGCTTGGCTATGATCATATGACAGAGGAAGATGAGAAAAAAATGTTTGGAAAACAAAAAGAAATCCTGGATGCATATGGGCTCAAAAGGGAGATCTGA
- a CDS encoding HD family phosphohydrolase, which yields MKTKQKPKFSQLIEKVKNYKFIHISMYVMLAAVIFVSLYSNVKPETIDVELFTYSDQTIIAPTQADDTYETDNKRQEAYDAVEDEYVLRKDYVVNRVEVITSIFDFVKETNKEAADEIKLQNENVTEGEEAYSISADEKLKRLKDKLTSDIREKIPDDAFRALLDSSDNELAIAKDSIITAVNRVMSDEIPLQKQDEAKDLVEEDLKSSTLRADLSNAAVQLGRYAVIANYVFDLDATEEKKQQAYDDVKEVQIKQGQILVEEGGYISRDIYRKLDLVGLLDNQLALKPFAGLMLIILLIIATLIYYFEAPDKPSERKNHSLILYVLIFSITILLIKIISFFQEIDYSNVGYLVPVAMGAMLIKLLLHERLAILTSIIFAVCGSIIFNEGVTGTFNFTIGVYFLFGSIAGVLFLNEQNVRSRILQTGLFVALINILIITSILLMQNGSYSNIELGSYFIMALASGLVSSVLTIGFMPFFETGFGILSTMKLIELSNPNHPLLRKILTETPGTYHHSVMVANLSEAACEAIGANGLLARVGAYYHDIGKTKRPQYFIENQMNIENPHDKLSPQLSKNVIISHVSDGAELLRRHKMPKEFVDIAEQHHGTTLLKFFYHKAKQNHPDIYEEEFRYPGPKPQTKEIAIISIADSVEAAVRSMSSPTPDKIEKLIRGIITDRLQDHQLNECDLTLRELDIIAKSFSETLKGIFHSRIEYPEISKQKVKQA from the coding sequence ATGAAAACGAAGCAAAAGCCTAAATTTAGTCAGTTAATCGAAAAAGTAAAGAATTATAAATTTATACATATATCGATGTATGTCATGCTTGCCGCTGTTATTTTTGTCTCGCTTTACAGCAATGTAAAGCCGGAAACGATTGATGTAGAACTGTTCACTTATTCCGATCAGACGATCATTGCCCCTACACAGGCAGATGATACCTATGAAACGGACAACAAGCGCCAGGAAGCCTATGACGCAGTTGAAGATGAATATGTTTTAAGAAAAGACTATGTCGTAAATAGAGTAGAAGTCATAACATCCATTTTTGATTTTGTAAAAGAAACGAATAAAGAGGCAGCAGATGAAATAAAACTACAGAATGAAAATGTCACAGAGGGTGAAGAAGCCTATTCTATTTCTGCAGATGAAAAACTTAAACGTTTAAAGGACAAGCTTACTTCCGATATTAGAGAAAAAATTCCTGATGATGCCTTCAGAGCGCTGCTGGACTCTTCAGACAATGAATTGGCTATTGCAAAAGATTCAATCATTACGGCCGTTAATCGCGTAATGAGCGATGAAATTCCTCTTCAGAAACAGGATGAAGCAAAGGATCTTGTCGAAGAAGATCTTAAGTCTTCTACACTGAGGGCTGACTTATCAAATGCAGCTGTTCAGCTTGGAAGATATGCGGTGATTGCAAACTATGTATTTGATCTTGATGCAACGGAAGAAAAAAAGCAGCAGGCATATGATGATGTGAAAGAAGTGCAGATTAAACAAGGCCAGATTCTCGTTGAAGAAGGCGGTTACATCAGCAGAGACATCTACCGCAAGCTTGATCTAGTCGGGCTTCTCGATAATCAGCTGGCACTAAAGCCGTTTGCAGGACTAATGCTGATTATTCTTTTAATTATTGCGACGCTCATTTATTATTTTGAAGCACCTGATAAGCCTTCAGAGAGAAAGAATCACTCTCTTATTCTTTACGTTTTAATTTTCAGCATTACGATCCTGCTCATTAAAATCATCAGTTTCTTTCAGGAAATTGATTATTCGAATGTAGGATATCTGGTTCCGGTTGCAATGGGCGCTATGCTTATTAAGCTTCTTCTTCACGAGAGGCTTGCCATTTTAACGAGTATAATTTTTGCCGTCTGCGGCAGTATTATCTTTAATGAAGGCGTTACGGGTACCTTCAATTTTACCATCGGCGTGTATTTCCTGTTTGGAAGTATAGCGGGAGTCTTATTTCTGAATGAGCAAAATGTCCGTTCCAGAATTCTTCAGACTGGATTATTTGTAGCCTTGATTAATATCCTTATCATCACTTCTATCCTATTAATGCAAAATGGAAGCTATTCAAACATTGAGCTCGGTTCATACTTTATCATGGCCCTTGCGTCTGGACTTGTTTCTTCTGTTTTGACTATCGGATTTATGCCGTTTTTTGAAACGGGGTTTGGAATACTGTCTACTATGAAATTAATTGAATTATCGAATCCAAATCATCCGCTTCTCCGCAAAATATTAACTGAAACACCGGGCACATATCATCATAGTGTCATGGTTGCCAACTTGTCTGAGGCAGCTTGTGAAGCAATTGGTGCGAATGGCCTTCTTGCTCGTGTGGGAGCGTATTACCATGATATTGGAAAAACAAAACGGCCTCAGTATTTTATCGAAAATCAGATGAATATTGAAAATCCGCATGATAAATTGTCACCGCAGTTAAGCAAGAATGTTATTATTTCTCATGTGTCAGATGGTGCAGAGCTACTCCGCAGGCATAAAATGCCAAAGGAGTTTGTTGATATAGCCGAACAGCATCACGGAACAACGTTATTGAAGTTTTTCTATCATAAGGCAAAACAAAATCATCCTGATATTTATGAAGAAGAGTTTCGTTACCCGGGACCTAAACCACAGACCAAAGAGATTGCGATTATCTCAATAGCTGACAGTGTTGAAGCTGCAGTGAGATCCATGTCGAGTCCAACTCCTGATAAAATTGAAAAGCTTATTCGCGGTATTATTACAGACAGACTTCAGGATCATCAGCTAAACGAATGTGATTTAACGCTCAGAGAGCTGGATATTATTGCAAAATCATTCAGTGAAACATTAAAAGGTATTTTTCATTCCAGAATCGAATATCCGGAAATTTCAAAACAGAAGGTGAAACAAGCATGA
- a CDS encoding PhoH family protein: protein MPEELVTINQQVENPNEAVALFGNNDAHLKRMEDELNVSIVTRGEAVYVSGDPDSVQTVTDVLKSLLVLIRKGITISERDVLYGIEMAKRLKLDEFEALYVDEISKDARGKSIRVKTLGQRHYISSIRNKDLVFGIGPAGTGKTYLAVVMAVSALKNNSVKKIILTRPAVEAGESLGFLPGDLKEKVDPYLRPLYDALHDVLGMEHTQRLIERGTIEIAPLAYMRGRTLDDAFVILDEAQNTTPAQMKMFLTRLGFGSKMVITGDITQVDLPKGVKSGLAAAKETLSSVSGIAFNELQQSDVVRHPLVAKIIEAYDQTK, encoded by the coding sequence ATGCCAGAAGAACTAGTTACGATAAATCAGCAAGTAGAAAACCCAAATGAAGCGGTTGCTCTGTTTGGAAATAATGATGCACATTTAAAGCGTATGGAAGATGAACTGAACGTCTCCATTGTAACGAGAGGCGAAGCAGTTTACGTATCCGGGGACCCTGACAGTGTTCAGACTGTTACTGATGTATTGAAGTCGCTGTTAGTCCTGATCCGCAAAGGAATCACGATCAGTGAACGGGACGTTTTATACGGAATTGAAATGGCAAAACGCTTAAAACTTGATGAATTTGAAGCATTATATGTAGATGAGATCAGCAAAGACGCCCGCGGGAAATCAATCAGAGTTAAAACTCTTGGACAAAGACATTATATCTCTTCTATCAGGAATAAAGATCTCGTCTTTGGAATTGGCCCTGCAGGTACAGGAAAAACATATTTAGCCGTTGTCATGGCAGTGAGTGCCTTAAAGAATAACAGCGTTAAAAAAATTATTTTAACCAGACCTGCGGTAGAAGCAGGAGAAAGCCTTGGATTCCTTCCAGGGGATCTTAAAGAAAAAGTTGATCCTTATTTGCGTCCTCTTTACGATGCTTTGCATGATGTGCTTGGAATGGAGCACACGCAAAGATTAATTGAAAGAGGAACAATAGAAATTGCTCCTCTAGCCTACATGAGAGGCAGAACGCTTGATGATGCTTTTGTTATTTTAGATGAGGCACAGAATACGACACCTGCGCAAATGAAAATGTTTTTGACGAGGCTTGGGTTTGGTTCAAAAATGGTCATTACAGGAGACATTACTCAGGTTGACTTGCCAAAAGGCGTTAAATCAGGACTTGCTGCCGCAAAAGAAACATTAAGTTCTGTCAGCGGCATTGCTTTTAACGAACTGCAGCAATCAGATGTTGTTCGCCACCCGCTGGTTGCGAAAATCATCGAAGCATATGATCAGACGAAGTGA
- the yqfD gene encoding sporulation protein YqfD, whose product MKNQWTHFFYGVIKVTITGRGTERFINDCIRKDVPVWNVRREEGAVSFFIRLKDVHAIRAAARKNECKCSLKKVSGLPFLIQKSLKNSGFVIGFALFFTVILLLSNMIWGIDIKGAKPSTEHLIKKELDAMGVKVGKLQFFTLDPDSIQKNLTNNIKELTWVGVELKGTNYHFEVVEKNEPEKIMYSSPQNIVARKKAVITKMYVEKGQPAVSINEHVKKGQLLVSGIIGNDNNKQKVAAKAEILGETWYRSEVAVPIHTTFNVFSGDDKRKYYLELGSWELQVWGFKQDMFKEFEVEKDIRSVKFLNWNLPIGYGKKIYREKEVVKRSYTSEEARTAALELGKKELLNELGEEAEIKGQKVLHQTNENGKVKLTVLYQVIENIVKTTPIVQGD is encoded by the coding sequence ATGAAAAACCAATGGACCCATTTCTTTTACGGCGTCATTAAAGTGACAATCACAGGCAGAGGCACTGAAAGATTTATTAACGACTGCATCAGGAAGGACGTACCTGTATGGAATGTAAGAAGAGAAGAGGGGGCGGTCTCTTTTTTTATTCGTCTGAAAGATGTACATGCCATTCGGGCTGCGGCGCGCAAAAATGAATGCAAATGTTCATTGAAGAAAGTGTCCGGCTTGCCTTTTCTAATTCAGAAATCCTTGAAAAACAGTGGTTTTGTCATTGGATTCGCACTATTTTTTACCGTTATTCTTCTTTTATCCAACATGATCTGGGGAATTGATATAAAAGGAGCAAAGCCCAGCACTGAACATCTTATAAAAAAAGAGCTTGATGCAATGGGTGTGAAGGTTGGGAAACTGCAGTTCTTTACTCTTGATCCTGATTCCATACAAAAAAACCTGACAAACAATATCAAAGAGCTTACATGGGTTGGAGTTGAACTGAAGGGCACAAATTATCATTTTGAGGTTGTCGAGAAAAATGAACCGGAAAAAATCATGTATTCAAGTCCACAGAATATCGTTGCAAGAAAAAAAGCGGTTATAACTAAAATGTACGTTGAAAAAGGACAGCCTGCGGTATCTATTAATGAGCATGTGAAGAAAGGGCAGCTGCTTGTTTCGGGAATAATAGGCAATGATAATAATAAGCAGAAAGTGGCAGCGAAAGCAGAGATACTGGGAGAGACATGGTACCGCTCTGAAGTGGCAGTGCCTATTCATACTACATTTAATGTTTTTTCTGGAGATGACAAACGCAAGTATTACTTAGAACTTGGGTCATGGGAGCTTCAGGTTTGGGGATTTAAGCAGGACATGTTTAAAGAATTTGAAGTGGAGAAAGACATAAGATCTGTTAAATTTCTGAATTGGAACTTGCCGATTGGATACGGTAAAAAAATCTACCGCGAAAAAGAAGTTGTTAAACGCAGTTACACAAGTGAGGAAGCACGGACAGCTGCCCTTGAACTCGGCAAAAAAGAATTATTAAATGAATTGGGAGAAGAAGCGGAAATAAAGGGTCAAAAAGTTTTGCACCAGACGAACGAGAATGGTAAAGTAAAACTAACAGTGCTCTACCAAGTTATAGAAAATATCGTAAAAACTACACCAATTGTTCAGGGAGATTAA
- the yqfC gene encoding sporulation protein YqfC, with translation MAKRWRQHVAKWISRTVEIPQDVMMDLPRITMIGQIHIYIENHRGLLTFTDNELRLLLKQGQLQIKGEAFVIKTILPEEILLQGKIDQVNYLEQS, from the coding sequence ATGGCGAAAAGATGGCGACAGCATGTAGCGAAATGGATCTCACGAACAGTAGAAATACCCCAGGATGTCATGATGGATCTTCCCCGCATCACGATGATCGGCCAAATACATATTTATATTGAAAATCATAGAGGGCTGCTCACTTTTACAGATAATGAACTTCGGCTTTTACTCAAACAGGGACAGCTTCAGATTAAGGGTGAAGCTTTTGTTATAAAAACGATTTTGCCGGAAGAAATCCTTCTGCAGGGAAAAATCGACCAAGTTAATTATTTAGAACAATCTTGA
- the floA gene encoding flotillin-like protein FloA (flotillin-like protein involved in membrane lipid rafts), giving the protein MDPSLLLTLGLIVIGVILIGVLFTFVPITLWISALAAGVRISIFTLIGMRLRRVSPNRIINPLIKAHKAGLGVTINQLESHYLAGGNVDRVVNALIAAERANIELSFERCAAIDLAGRDVLEAVQMSVNPKVIETPFIAGVAMDGIEVKAKARITVRANIERLVGGAGEETIIARVGEGIVSTIGSSSNHKKVLENPDMISQTVLNKGLDSGTAFEILSIDIADVDIGKNIGAILQTDQAEADKKIAQAKAEERRAMAVALEQEMNAKTQEMRAKVVEAEATVPLAMAEALRNGKIGVMDYMNFENINADTDMRDSIGKLSKDQPDHDNK; this is encoded by the coding sequence ATGGATCCGTCATTGCTTTTAACGTTAGGGTTAATTGTTATTGGAGTTATATTAATAGGTGTTTTATTTACTTTTGTACCGATTACTCTGTGGATTTCAGCACTTGCTGCGGGAGTTCGAATCAGCATCTTTACTCTTATTGGAATGAGGCTTCGCCGTGTAAGCCCAAATCGAATTATCAATCCGTTAATTAAAGCTCATAAAGCTGGACTTGGTGTGACGATTAATCAGCTTGAGAGTCATTATTTAGCGGGCGGTAATGTAGACCGGGTAGTTAATGCCTTAATTGCCGCAGAGCGTGCGAATATTGAGCTTTCTTTTGAGCGCTGCGCAGCGATTGACCTTGCAGGGCGTGATGTATTAGAAGCCGTTCAGATGAGTGTAAATCCTAAGGTTATTGAAACGCCGTTTATCGCCGGTGTAGCAATGGATGGAATTGAAGTAAAGGCCAAAGCACGTATTACGGTCCGTGCAAATATTGAGCGGTTAGTCGGGGGAGCCGGCGAAGAAACGATTATTGCCCGTGTAGGTGAAGGCATTGTAAGTACAATCGGTTCTTCAAGCAATCATAAAAAAGTCCTTGAAAATCCTGATATGATTTCTCAGACAGTGTTGAATAAAGGCTTAGATTCCGGAACTGCTTTTGAAATTCTTTCGATTGATATTGCAGATGTTGATATCGGCAAAAATATCGGAGCTATCCTTCAAACAGATCAAGCTGAGGCTGATAAGAAAATTGCCCAGGCAAAAGCTGAAGAACGCCGTGCTATGGCAGTAGCCCTAGAGCAGGAAATGAATGCAAAAACACAGGAAATGAGAGCGAAAGTAGTGGAAGCGGAAGCGACAGTCCCGCTTGCAATGGCTGAAGCTTTGCGAAATGGGAAAATTGGCGTCATGGACTATATGAATTTTGAAAACATCAATGCAGATACAGATATGAGAGATTCAATCGGAAAGTTATCAAAAGATCAGCCGGATCATGATAATAAATAG
- a CDS encoding NfeD family protein, with product MLFGFVLFLSLFGSSYMPAADNASEKVAVIPIEETVEKGLSQFIKRSFKEARAENADHIILDINTPGGAVDAALEIADTIRASDIPVTAFIDKRALSAGAYIALNADQIYMVPGAKMGSAAIIDLEGNTADKKAESLWLAEMKESAEQNNRDSKYALAMADPDVDLPEYGAGKGDLLTLTAEQAVEVNYAEGIAENLDSLLNALHLGSAEVIGMEVSFAEKVARFVTNPIVIPILLSIGSLGLIVELYSPGFGLPGFMGLSSLFLFFYGHYIAGLAGLETVILFIVGLILVAAEFFVPGGIIGFIGFGAILLSFFIATDDIAYMAFSLVVALLVAVTAAIIFVKVFGKRMNIFKKLILRDSTNTESGYVSNRNRLELIGKTGIALTSMRPSGTALIDDERIDVVTEGMYIAKDQKIKIVKVEGSRVVVREIL from the coding sequence ATATTATTTGGATTTGTTTTGTTTCTTTCCCTGTTTGGCAGTTCGTATATGCCCGCTGCAGATAATGCTTCTGAAAAAGTAGCGGTCATACCAATTGAAGAAACCGTTGAAAAAGGCTTATCACAATTTATTAAAAGATCTTTTAAGGAAGCAAGAGCAGAAAATGCCGACCACATTATTCTCGATATAAATACTCCGGGCGGAGCGGTTGATGCTGCACTTGAAATTGCGGACACAATTAGAGCATCAGATATTCCTGTAACCGCTTTTATTGATAAAAGGGCATTGTCTGCCGGAGCTTACATCGCTTTGAATGCTGATCAAATTTACATGGTTCCGGGAGCTAAGATGGGCTCTGCTGCTATTATTGATTTAGAAGGCAATACGGCTGATAAGAAAGCAGAATCCCTCTGGCTGGCTGAAATGAAAGAATCAGCAGAACAAAATAACAGAGATTCAAAATACGCACTTGCTATGGCTGATCCTGATGTGGACCTTCCTGAGTATGGAGCAGGCAAGGGTGATCTATTGACTCTGACCGCAGAGCAGGCGGTAGAGGTAAATTATGCAGAAGGCATTGCTGAAAACCTGGACAGTTTGTTAAATGCACTACACTTAGGTTCTGCCGAAGTGATTGGAATGGAGGTTAGCTTTGCTGAGAAAGTTGCAAGATTTGTGACCAATCCAATTGTGATACCAATCCTGCTTTCAATTGGAAGTCTTGGACTTATCGTTGAATTATACAGTCCTGGTTTTGGTCTTCCGGGCTTTATGGGCTTATCATCCCTCTTTCTTTTCTTTTACGGGCATTATATAGCAGGGCTTGCCGGACTCGAAACCGTAATTTTGTTTATCGTTGGCTTAATTCTTGTGGCCGCTGAGTTTTTTGTTCCCGGCGGCATTATAGGCTTTATTGGATTTGGAGCCATCCTATTGAGCTTTTTTATAGCAACTGATGATATTGCATATATGGCATTTTCATTAGTTGTGGCATTACTCGTTGCCGTAACGGCAGCCATCATATTTGTAAAGGTGTTTGGAAAACGTATGAATATATTTAAGAAACTAATCTTGCGTGATTCTACAAATACTGAAAGCGGGTATGTTTCAAATCGGAATCGTTTGGAGCTGATCGGGAAAACTGGTATAGCTCTCACATCCATGAGACCATCAGGAACAGCCCTCATAGATGATGAACGAATCGATGTTGTTACAGAAGGAATGTATATAGCAAAAGATCAAAAGATTAAGATTGTTAAAGTTGAAGGGTCACGTGTTGTCGTGAGAGAAATCCTTTAA
- a CDS encoding GatB/YqeY domain-containing protein, with the protein MSLLERLNQDMKQAMKNKEKDKLAVIRMVKASLQNEGIKLGKQELSAEEELTVFSRELKQRKDSLQEFSKADRLDLVEKTQAELDILTVYMPKQLSEEELQAIVKETIAEVNATSKADMGKVMAAIMPKVKGKADGALVNKTVAGQLS; encoded by the coding sequence ATGAGTCTTCTTGAGCGTTTGAATCAAGATATGAAACAAGCGATGAAGAACAAAGAGAAGGACAAACTGGCTGTTATCCGCATGGTGAAAGCCTCATTACAAAATGAAGGCATCAAGCTGGGTAAACAGGAGTTGTCTGCTGAAGAGGAACTGACTGTGTTTTCTCGCGAATTAAAGCAACGTAAAGACTCCCTCCAGGAATTCAGTAAAGCTGATCGCTTAGATTTAGTTGAAAAGACACAGGCTGAACTTGATATTTTAACTGTATACATGCCAAAACAGCTTTCGGAAGAAGAGCTTCAAGCTATTGTGAAAGAAACAATTGCAGAAGTAAATGCAACTTCTAAAGCAGACATGGGTAAAGTTATGGCTGCGATCATGCCTAAGGTAAAAGGTAAGGCAGATGGCGCGCTTGTCAATAAAACTGTAGCTGGACAGCTATCATAA
- the rpsU gene encoding 30S ribosomal protein S21 — translation MSKTVVRKNESLEDALRRFKRTVSKSGTIQEARKREFYEKPSVKRKKKSEAARKRKF, via the coding sequence ATGTCAAAAACGGTCGTTCGTAAAAACGAGTCGCTTGAGGACGCTCTTCGTCGCTTCAAACGTACAGTATCAAAAAGCGGTACTATACAAGAAGCAAGAAAGCGCGAATTCTATGAAAAACCTAGCGTAAAACGTAAGAAAAAGTCTGAAGCTGCTAGAAAACGCAAATTCTAA
- a CDS encoding Na/Pi symporter, which produces MGAAGFFLLYLIVFLAGMHLLKKGLSILSGHAMRNWIYTCINHPVKAFIAGIIFTGILQSSSAVMVIVIGLVSAGVISFKQTIGIILGTNIGSTFTTQLIALDIGSLILPLFIIGFLCLLLGAVFKKEALMRICAVFMGLGALFSAMAGFGRLAYPLSELNLVKELLLYTNEHSFAGVLSGTVLTAIIHSSAATVGIIMSFLNADILTLSAGIAYVLGANIGTCITGMMAAAGANQEAKLTAYAHVWVNVIGVAAFYPFISHCSAAVQTLSSQPDMQLAHFSLIFNVISSLALLPFANAFGSFVVSFSTFFREK; this is translated from the coding sequence ATGGGGGCTGCAGGCTTTTTCTTGCTTTACTTAATTGTTTTTTTAGCAGGTATGCATTTGCTGAAAAAAGGTCTGTCCATTCTATCCGGACATGCAATGAGAAACTGGATATATACTTGTATTAATCATCCTGTCAAAGCTTTTATAGCTGGAATCATATTCACGGGCATTCTGCAAAGCAGTTCAGCTGTGATGGTAATTGTTATAGGCCTTGTTTCAGCTGGAGTCATCTCGTTTAAACAGACGATTGGAATTATTCTTGGAACAAATATCGGCTCTACTTTCACTACACAATTAATCGCTTTGGATATTGGATCTTTGATTCTTCCCCTTTTCATTATAGGATTTCTATGTCTTTTACTGGGAGCTGTCTTTAAAAAAGAAGCGCTGATGCGAATTTGTGCTGTTTTTATGGGGCTAGGCGCACTTTTTTCAGCGATGGCAGGGTTTGGCCGGCTTGCTTATCCGCTATCCGAGCTGAATCTAGTTAAAGAGTTATTGCTGTACACAAATGAACACTCTTTTGCAGGAGTTCTAAGCGGGACGGTTTTAACAGCAATTATTCATTCAAGTGCAGCCACTGTGGGCATTATTATGAGTTTTTTAAATGCCGATATTCTTACGCTCAGTGCAGGCATTGCTTATGTTCTTGGAGCTAATATCGGCACTTGTATTACAGGCATGATGGCAGCAGCCGGAGCCAATCAAGAAGCAAAGCTGACCGCCTATGCACATGTATGGGTAAATGTAATCGGTGTAGCCGCATTTTATCCTTTCATTTCACATTGCAGTGCGGCTGTTCAAACTTTATCTTCACAGCCTGATATGCAGCTGGCACACTTCAGTCTGATTTTTAATGTCATCAGTTCACTTGCATTGCTGCCTTTTGCAAATGCATTCGGCAGTTTCGTTGTTTCATTTTCAACTTTTTTTAGAGAGAAATAA
- the deoC gene encoding deoxyribose-phosphate aldolase — MSVNIGSMIDHTALKPETTKAQIETLCAEAKEYKFASVCVNPTWIETAAALLKGTDVKVCTVIGFPLGATTVETKAFETKDAIAKGATEVDMVINIGALKDKNDELVERDIRAVVEAAKGKALTKVIIESCLLTDEEKVRACELSVKAGADFVKTSTGFSTGGATVEDIALMRKTVGPDVGVKASGGVRDRAGALAMVEAGATRIGASAGISIVKGEVSNSDY, encoded by the coding sequence ATGTCAGTAAATATTGGCAGTATGATTGACCATACAGCGTTAAAGCCAGAAACAACAAAGGCTCAAATTGAAACATTATGCGCAGAAGCAAAGGAATATAAATTCGCATCTGTCTGTGTAAATCCAACTTGGATTGAAACAGCGGCTGCTCTGCTAAAAGGAACAGACGTAAAAGTTTGTACTGTAATCGGTTTCCCTCTCGGAGCGACTACAGTTGAAACAAAAGCATTTGAAACAAAAGATGCAATTGCAAAAGGTGCTACAGAAGTTGATATGGTAATCAACATCGGCGCATTAAAAGATAAAAATGATGAGCTTGTTGAGCGCGATATCCGTGCTGTTGTAGAAGCAGCTAAAGGAAAAGCGCTTACTAAAGTAATTATTGAATCATGTCTTTTAACAGATGAAGAAAAAGTAAGAGCCTGCGAATTATCAGTTAAAGCCGGAGCGGATTTTGTTAAAACTTCTACTGGTTTTTCAACTGGCGGAGCAACTGTCGAGGATATCGCTCTTATGCGCAAAACAGTTGGACCTGATGTTGGAGTGAAAGCTTCAGGCGGCGTTCGTGACCGCGCAGGAGCGCTCGCAATGGTGGAAGCTGGCGCAACTCGCATCGGTGCTAGTGCTGGAATTTCAATTGTTAAAGGTGAAGTTTCAAACTCTGATTATTAA